A stretch of the Calditrichota bacterium genome encodes the following:
- the rpiB gene encoding ribose 5-phosphate isomerase B codes for MRFAVASDHAGFALKELLKQRLFEEGHEVVDYGTTSEQPCDYPDFGRPAAEAVARGNCDRGLLVCGTGIGMSIVANKVPGVYAALCASGVQAEYARRHNNANVLVMGGWLTGRLQAEEILTRFLSTEFEGGRHARRVGKINGNGKGGGG; via the coding sequence ATGCGGTTTGCGGTAGCATCGGACCATGCCGGCTTTGCGCTAAAGGAATTACTCAAGCAGCGCCTCTTTGAAGAGGGGCACGAGGTGGTCGATTACGGGACTACCAGTGAGCAGCCCTGCGACTACCCCGACTTCGGGCGTCCGGCAGCCGAAGCGGTGGCGCGCGGCAACTGTGACCGGGGTTTGCTCGTCTGTGGCACCGGAATCGGGATGTCAATCGTCGCCAACAAGGTGCCGGGAGTTTATGCAGCGCTCTGCGCGTCGGGAGTTCAGGCTGAGTATGCCCGGCGGCATAACAACGCCAATGTGCTGGTGATGGGCGGCTGGCTGACCGGGCGGCTGCAAGCCGAGGAGATCCTGACGCGGTTCCTCTCAACCGAGTTTGAAGGCGGCCGCCATGCCCGTCGGGTCGGGAAGATCAACGGGAACGGGAAGGGGGGAGGGGGGTAG
- a CDS encoding tetratricopeptide repeat protein: protein MTSNPILNLVMRTVKAGPVLLILLTIALLHSCAPLPPVEELPDRSAQVASPQDTLTAAERDSIILVTRSFAHERYKNGDYETARKHFLTLRYYDRDHKQNFYRYWADCFIRAGMLDSAVYAFEEGVKYFPEDEHTRVALAIMYRNERRYDEAIAQQSAAVRLKPDSLRYYQDLEAIYEAAERWDDAIATLQSMVNRWPDDKGLRERLTNLIRSRRSPEEYLAELKRSLEAAPDDPELRLRYATELSSQGMTKEATAEMEEYLKAKPADAGVWRQLGHSRADLGDWNGAIAALRKALDLEPKNASDAIEISRNYLALNNWSEARRWGARALDLEPGNGVALNAMAEAYFRSADAASGDNIKFNDKLVFAIAYGLYQRAAVSGNPQARSDGERGMRSLVQSELIPSKEDRFMSKANRPTGKAYDWIDPSWPEVQALDKFLSGLD, encoded by the coding sequence TTGACCTCTAATCCGATCCTGAACCTCGTCATGCGGACTGTTAAGGCAGGTCCGGTGTTACTAATCCTATTGACGATCGCGCTGCTGCATTCCTGTGCGCCGCTTCCGCCGGTGGAGGAACTTCCCGACCGGTCGGCTCAGGTTGCGTCGCCGCAGGATACCCTTACTGCAGCAGAGCGTGACAGCATCATCCTCGTGACGCGCTCGTTTGCGCACGAACGCTACAAGAATGGCGACTACGAGACGGCTCGCAAGCACTTCCTGACACTGCGATACTACGACCGGGACCACAAGCAGAACTTCTACCGATATTGGGCAGACTGCTTCATCCGGGCCGGAATGCTCGACTCGGCGGTCTATGCCTTTGAAGAGGGAGTCAAGTATTTTCCGGAGGACGAGCATACCCGGGTTGCGCTGGCGATCATGTATCGCAATGAGCGACGTTACGATGAAGCTATAGCGCAGCAATCGGCGGCGGTGCGTCTGAAGCCCGACTCGCTTCGCTATTACCAGGACTTGGAAGCGATCTACGAGGCAGCCGAGCGGTGGGACGACGCTATTGCGACGTTGCAAAGCATGGTAAATCGCTGGCCGGACGACAAGGGGTTGCGCGAGCGGCTCACGAATCTAATACGGTCGCGTCGTTCGCCTGAGGAATACCTCGCCGAACTGAAGCGGTCGCTCGAAGCCGCGCCAGACGATCCCGAACTGCGGCTTCGCTATGCGACCGAACTTTCGTCTCAAGGGATGACGAAGGAAGCGACGGCGGAGATGGAGGAATATCTTAAGGCGAAGCCCGCCGACGCCGGAGTCTGGCGGCAGTTGGGGCATTCCCGGGCGGATCTTGGCGACTGGAACGGGGCGATTGCAGCACTTAGGAAGGCTCTCGATCTGGAGCCGAAGAACGCTTCCGATGCCATAGAAATCAGCCGCAACTACCTGGCATTGAATAATTGGTCCGAAGCGCGAAGGTGGGGAGCGCGAGCGCTCGACCTCGAGCCGGGCAATGGGGTTGCTCTGAACGCAATGGCGGAGGCATACTTTCGGTCGGCGGACGCGGCTTCGGGAGATAACATCAAGTTCAACGACAAACTGGTCTTCGCCATTGCCTACGGGCTTTATCAACGTGCCGCGGTATCGGGTAATCCTCAAGCGCGATCCGATGGCGAACGCGGGATGCGGAGTTTGGTGCAGAGCGAACTGATCCCGTCGAAAGAGGATCGCTTCATGAGCAAAGCGAACCGGCCGACCGGGAAGGCCTACGACTGGATCGATCCCTCGTGGCCGGAAGTGCAGGCGCTCGACAAGTTCCTGAGCGGACTTGACTGA